In the genome of Streptomyces aquilus, the window TCATGTGCGAAATGTGACCCGCCTTGCATCGATCCAGATCTTGGCGTCCCGACTGCTGTCCTGGCGGGCCTGTGCCGTCACACCTCGCCCGCCACGTCCGACATTCTGCGGGGCACCGACTTCCAGTCCTCCACGGGCTTTTTGAGGCGCTCCTTCCCCTCGACCTTGAGGACGTCCTTCAGGCAGGCGCAGTCGACGAGCTCTCGGTTCCCTGTCAGGCAGACGTAGATGCCTGCGATCTGCAAATCCCGGTCCGGGCCGCAGCATCGTGCAGCTTCTCCATTCCCCGCAGGATGCTCCGCCAGGTCATCGCACCCCTTCCTACGGTGCTTCCTGATCAGCGCCTTCACGTCGCGTCGGTGAGGTAGACGGAGGCCCGGTCCGCGATGGCCGCCACCCCGCCACCCCGCCACCGTTCAGCGTGTCCGCAACGAATCCGGCGGCCTCCTCCAGGCGACGACGCTCAGGAGACGGGCCGGAACCGCGACACGCGCGGGTCCCCGCGCTGTCGCCGTCCGCTTCACAGGCCGGGAGCGGCGAGGCGGCGATGTCACTGGTCCCGCCGACAGCCCCCTGTGGTGGTGGCAGCGCATGTCAGGTCCTGTGACCCTGTTCTTGCACAGCCGTCCGTCAGGCTTCTGCGCGCGGCATTGGTACACCATTGCGCGAGTGTCTCCGGCGCGAACACCAGTGGGAACAGGGCCTGTTCGGCCAACCTCACACCCGCCTCTCCCGCCGGAACCGCAGATTGAGTCAATCCTCAATTTGGCCGTGAACCGGGCGTCTCTCCAGCAGGGAGACGCCTCATCAGGCAAAATCAGCGACCCGGGCCGAATTCCCCACCCGTCACACCCGCCCCGCTTCCCGATAGGTTGCCCCGCATGCCTGGCCATCTGCTCGAACTGCACGTGGAGAACTTCCGCAGCCTGCGCGAAGTGACCGTTCCGCTCGGCCCGCTGACCGTGCTCGTCGGTCCGAACGCCACCGGTAAGTCGAACCTCCTCGAAGTCTTCGACTTCCTCGCCGACGTCATCCGTACGGATCTCCAGCCCGCGCTCGACTCCCGGGACGGCTTTGGGGAGATCGCATTCTGGGGCGGTCCCAAGCCTCCGGCCACGCTGAAGATCGGCCTCAAGGCGACGTGGACCACGCATGCGAACTGGAGCTCTCCCGACGAGTACGAACTCACCATCCGCCGCAGGGTCTTGAAGTCGGGCGCCGAGAGCCTCTCCCGCAGCGAGACCTTCCGTTTCAAGCGCACCCAGGGGCGGGGACGGCGCATCACCATCTCCGGGGACTCGGCGGAGGTGGTCGACACGAAGGCGGGTGGCAAGGAGGACGACAGCGGCAGCTTCGGTATCCAGCGGCTGAGCAGCGGCCTGTCGACACTGCCGCGGCTGGCCAGTTCCGACGGTGGTGAGGAGGTCTCCCGGTTCGCCCAGCAGCTCTCCTCCTTCCGGGTCTTCGACGTGGATGTGGCGGCTGCCCGCCAGCCGTACCGGACGCGGCGCAGGAGTCGCTTCGTCGATCTGTCACCCCAGGCGGAGAACCTCGCCGAGTTCCTGATGTACCTCCGTTCCGAGGACGCGGACCTCTGGGAATCCCTTGTGGCCGATGCCCGCACGGTCCTGCCGCAGCTGGAGGACATCGAGTTCGCCACCCTCGGCGGCGCCTCCGACCAGGTCACCGTCCTCCTGCGGGAGAGCGGCCTGCGCCGCCCCACTCCGCTGGCCTTCGCCTCGTACGGCACCGTCCGCCTTCTCGGCCTGCTGGCCCTGCTCTACGACCCGCACCCACCGGCACTCACCTGCATCGAGGAGATCGACCACGGCCTGCACCCGCAGGCTCTCGCCCTCATCGTGGAACGCCTGCGCGAGGCGTCGCACCGCAGCCAGCTCCTGGTCGCCACTCATTCCCCGGCCCTCGTCGACCGGCTCCTCCCCGAGGAGATCGTGATCTGCGAGCGCGACGCCGAAGGTGCCTCGATCATCCCCGCTCTGACCGTCGAGGAGGTCGAGGCGATCGTCGAGGAGAGCGGGGACCAGCCGTTGGGCGACCTCTGGTTCTCCGGCGTCCTCGGCGGCGACCTCACCGGGCGCGAGCTGTGAACCGTCGGGGGGCGGAGCGGCCGGGGCGCGGGGTGATCGTGCTGGCCGGTGAGGACGAGAACGACTGCAAGATCCTCGCCGAGATCATCCGGGCCCACCATCCCGGCCTCGGCAACTCCAGGATCGTACGCATCAACGATCCCGTCCGGCTGAAGAAGAAGCGCGGCGGGGATCTGGAGAGCAGCGTGCGGACTCTGGTGGGGAAGGCCAAGGGCAAGGCTCTCCAGCAGAAGGGGCCCCTTGTCGCCTTCGCCGTTCACGAGGACCTGGACGGCTACACCGACGACCGCTACCTGGCCGTCCGCAAGACCGTCGCCGCGGAACTGGACCGCCAGTGCCCGGCCGACTCCGCGTACGCCCTCGCCGCGTGGGAATCCGAAGGGTGGCTGCTCCTGTTCCCCGAGGCGTTCCGGCACGCCCACCCCAAGTGGAAGATCCCTGCCCAGTTACGCGGCAAGGACACGGGGCTGATGAACGACCCGAAGGGCAAGTTGAAGCGTGAGCTGAAGTCGCCGCCGTTCCGCGAGAGCGAGGGCCCGCTGATCGCGCAGGAAGCCGCGAAGCACGGCCTGCTGACCGCGCCCGTGGGCCAGAACCGCTCTCATGCCGACCTGCTCGCCGACCTCGGCCGCTGGACTGCTCGCCGGTGACACGCCGTGGCCCCCTCGATCACAGCGGTCCCAGATACTCCGCCACGATGCGACCGGCCTGCGTCAGCCACGGCCACGTACCGGGATCGAGGACGATTCCGGTGATGAAGAGTCCGATGCCGGCGACGACGTGCACGGCACAGCCTGCGTCTGAGGCGCCATCGGACCACTGGAAGACCGCGGCCACCAGGGAACTGAGGAAGACAGTGACGACCAGCGCCGTCGGCACGGCGACGATGTCGAAGAGGGTCCCCCAGATGATCGCGGGAGGGCTCTTGGCCGAGTACATGCTCCGGATGGCGGAGCCGACGATCGGCAGGGGCAGAGCGGCGGCGGCGAAGGTCGCGACCCCGAGCGCGGTTCCCCATCTGGTGTGTTGTCGGGGAGACTGCGCCGGAGCGGGGGCCGTGGCAAAGCCTCCGATCTCGAACCGCTGCTCAGCATCGTTCCCTTGGGACACCGTGCCGTCCGAGGGCATCCCTGCGTCTGGCCACTCGTCGCCTTCCCCGTGCAGGACCTCGCCCGCCAGGACCGTCTGCGGGCCGCCCTCTTCGCGCGTCTGTATCTGCTCGCTCAGCAGCCGCAATTCATCGCGCACCGCGCCCAGTTGGACCTCTGCCTGCTCAAAGATCTGATCGAACTGCGCGGTCTCCTGCGCTTCCCGGGCAGCCTGCTCATACTGGCTCCCCACCCGCTCGGCCCGCTCTCGTTCCGCCTTCCGCTGCTGTCGCGAGAGCTCCCGCTGCGCATGGGCCAGCAGCGATTCCGCGTTCGCGCGCTCCTGCTCCGCCTCCCGCATCATCCGCTGGGCCTTCATGACGCGCAGTTCCGCGTCCCTCAGCCTCTCGGCGAACTCGGCGTGCGCCTCGGCCCGCCCCTCGGCCTTCGCTCGCTTCGCCTTCTTTTCCAGGTCCTCACAGCGGGCCGTGAGGTCCCCCACAGCACGGGCGAGTACCTGGACCACGACATCGGCGTGTTCTCGCGCCTGGTGAGCGGCTTCCCCCTGAGCCTGTGCCGCCAGGTTTACCTGCGTCACATACTGGTTGCCGCGGGACTGGAAGACCTGCCGGTTGTCCGAAGCGCGGCCCCACGCCTCGGCACGGTCGCCGGTGCCGTCATCCCACCTGTCCAGTCCGCTCATCGCTCGGTGATGTGCTGATCACGAGCAGCCTGGTAGATACGGCTGCTGCCCTCGGCTCGCGCCTGCAAGCGCACACCGCCGCTGATCGACTGCCCGGCCCCCTGCCGCAAGCGCTCCATGAGGCTCTGCAGCTCGTCGGCGGCTTGCGGATGCTCGCTCAGCAGCCCGACGAACCTCGCGATCCATTGCCCCTCCATCTGCTGCATGTCGGAGCCCTGGTCGTCACCTGTCGGCAGTTGCAGCAGAGCCGCTCTGGACGTCTCAAGCTCGCGCCCGATCTCATCCGCGGCCTCCGGGCGGAACCGCCGCCACACGGCGATCACCCCGTCACGGGCCTGCTGCCAGCCCTCGCCGACAAGAAGGGTGACGACTGTCGTCCCGGCCGTTCCGGCCATGGTGAGGAGGTACGGATCCACGATGCCCCCGAGCTTCCGGATTCCATCACACCGAGTCACTCGATCTGACCCAGTCACATCAACAGAGCGTGACGTCAACCATAGCCCAACTCCTGTGACACGCAGCGAAGTTGTCATCCGTCGAGCCAGCGGCACACCGGGCACAGGTAAGTTGGATCACTTCGGTGGTGACCCGCGGGAGACCAGGGGGGCGGATGCGGTCGGAACAGTGGCGGCGTACCGAGGTCGTGAACTATTGGCGAGCGGTGGAACTGTTCAGTCCGCCCCAGTTGCCGTCCCCTCCCCGACGCGGAGCCCGGGTGTCGGAGCGCGAGTGGCTCCAGCAGGTGGATGTCCGGCCCGGGGAGCCATGGCCCGCACTGCCCTGGGAGTCGGGCCATCCTCTGCGGCGGGAACGGATCGACACCCGTAAGGAGGTGTGGCGTCACACGGTCTACGGCGGAGTCTTTCCACTGTCCGCCATCCGCAAGGCCCTTGAGGACCACTTCGGCGCGGACGGCGAGGACCACGCCGGGGTACGGCAGCAGAAGGGCGACACCGCCGTCTTCGCCATCACCGTGGACTCCGACGGCGTCCTCCTGGAGGGCGGGACGGCTTTCTCCACCTGTGCGTGGGCGACCGGCCGGGTCCGTGATCCGGGGCCGAACACCCCAGGCTGGCTCGACGGATTCGAGGAAACCGAGAGCCAGTGCGGGCAGGCCATCAGCATGCTCACCCAGCACCACATTCCGTACACCCGGACCCCTTCCGAACCCGGCGGTGCGGTGCCTCTCCTCCCGGACCCGCCCGCTGCCGCCCCCGGCGCTCCGGGCACCAGGTCCGGCGACTGGCGCAGCCTGATCCGGGAGATCCTCAGCTCGGCCGCGGTCGGCGCACTCGGCGCACTGATCGGGGACATGGGAGCGGGTGCGATCGCGGGGGCGTTGCGGCCCGTCGCGCGGCGCGTCGGTGGGGCCCGGGCTGGACGGCAGCCGGACGGTATCGCGGCATCCACTCCCCCTGGGCCTCCTGCCGGCGTGGCGCCCGAGCCCACGCACAGCTCCGAACCGACAGCGGAACCTGAGGACGACGCACAGGAACCCGGGCGCCCCCTGGAACTGCCCGACCTGGTGGCGTTCGCGGCGCATGTCGCCGATCTGTGCGGGGTCGGAGATCTGTTGTCGCCGGCGAGCATCCGAATCCACAGTCAGCGGGTCCGCCGCAAGAAGGACGGTTCACTGCCCGACCCCGACCCCGCCTTCCTCAACAGCCTGCTGCCCGAGGACCTGGAGCGCGTCGCGAGCGCGGAGAGCCACGGCAAGGCGCTGACCGCCTACCTGACCGATCCGGCGGCCGTACGGGCCAGGGACCGGATCGACGTACGCGACCACCCCGAAGTGGTCCTGGAAGGTGTCGCACCCGAGGCGACGCCGCTGGGACGGTGGCCGGCTCCGACCGAGCATCCCCTCGCCCTCAGCCAGCAGTTCGCGGTCAACCGCATCATCGCCGAACTGTCCGGCGGAGCGGGGCTGTTCTCCGTCAACGGGCCGCCGGGGACGGGCAAGACGACGATGCTCCGCGATCTGATCGCCTCCATCGTGGTGGAGCGGGCTGTACATCTGGCCGCACTCACACGCGCCGCGGACGGGTTCAGCGGGCGCGTGGAATGGAAAGCGGACGGATACACCCGCAGCGTGGCGCGGCTCAGACCCGCTCTCACCGGGCACGAGATCGTCGTCGCCTCCTCCAACAACGGAGCGGTGCAGAACATCACCACCGAGTTGCCCGCACTCGACGCCCTCGGAGAGGAGTGGCTCGGGGAGGCCTCGTACTTCCTCGACCAGGCGGTGTCCCTGCTCGACGGAGCCCCGGCCTGGGGCGCGGTCGCCGCGCCGCTCGGCAAGTCCGAGAAGCGCAAGGAGTTCATGTCGCGCTGGTGGTGGGGTGAGAAGCCCAAACAGGACTCCCGCGGGCGGGCGCGTAACCCCCGCGGAGACTCCGGCAACGGCCAGACGCCCAGCGGTACTTCCAACGGCATGCAGTCGCTGCTCCAGCGGCTGGAGCGCGGGGAGTCACTGTGCGACCCTCCTGCCGGCGTCCGATTCCCCACGCGTGGGAATGGACCCCTGCCCGTCCCGGAGGGCACTGCTGCGGTGGACGGCTGGGCTGCCGCCAAGGCCGCCTTCCTGGATGCGCTGCGGCAGGCCGAGGCCCTGCGTGCCGACCGGGCGGGAGTGGCGCATGCGATGCGGGACCTCGGCCGGCTCGACGCGTCCTTGGACTCCGCGGAGTTGTCGGAGCGATTGGCGCGGGAGGACGAGGAGGGCGCCAGACAGGCGGCAGCCGATGCACGCACCGACCTGCGGCATGCGTCGGTGGCGTACGAGGAGGCACGTGACCGAGCCGAGAGGCATCGTCGGGGCCGGCCTGGCGGACTGCTGGGTGCTCTCGGCGCCGGACGGGCCTTCGCGGAGTGGCAGGACCGGGACCGCTGGTGCCAGTCGGAGGTGGAGCGCACGTTCCTCGCCTACGGGGCGGCGGGCAGCCTTGCCCGAGCTACGGATCGAGTGCTGGCCGAGGTCACCGAGGTCCGCAGGCACGCGCGGCTTCAACTGGGGCTGGCACAGGCGGCTGCCGACGGCGCGCGGCGCGCTCTGGAGCAGGCTCGGGCGCAGTGGGGCGAGCACTTCCCGGAGGGGTGGGAGCACCTTGGCGACACGCAGCGCGAGTTGTCGTCACCGTGGTCGGACGAGGAGTTCTGTGCGGCGCGGACCCGGGTGTTCCTGGCCGCGCTGAATCTGCACCGCGCCTTCGTCGCCGCCAACGCCCGGACCGTACGACTCAATCTGCTGCTGCTCAAAGAGGTGCTCGCCGGGATGGCACCGCCGGACGTGGCGCTGGTCGTGTGGCAGTCACTGTTCCTGGTCATGCCGGTGGTCTCCACGACGTTCGCCTCGTGCGGGCGGCTCTTCGGGCCGCTGGAGCAGGAATCGCTGGGCTGGGTGCTCATCGACGAGGCCGGACAGGCCGCACCGCAGGCCGCGGTCGGCGCCCTGTGGCGGGCCCGGCGTGCTGTGCTGGTCGGCGATCCCTTGCAGCTGGAGCCCGTCGTATCGCTGCCGGTCAGCGTCCAGGAACGGCTGCGGCAGGCGTACGGCGTCGACGAGGAGTGGCTGCCGTCCCGGACCTCCGCCCAGCGGGTGGCGGATCGGACCAACCGCTGGGGGACGACCGTCGAGTCCCGACAGCCGGACGGTGAGATCGATCCGGTCTGGGTGGGCGCCCCGCTGCGGGTGCACCGGCGGTGCGAGCGAACGATCTTCGAGCTGAGCAATGACATCGCGTACGAGGGCCTGATGGTTTACGGGACGCGGGAGAAGCCGTTTCCCGGTCCCGACTTCTGCCCGGAGTGCGTGGCGGAGGCCAGAAGCGGCTGCCTCACCTGCGCCTACCCCCTCAGCTGTTGGGTGGATGTGATTCCGGGCGAGACGGTCGGCAAATGGGTTCCGGAGGAGGGGGCGGCCCTGGAGCGGATGGTCACCAAGCTCCATCACGTATGGGGCGTCGAGCTGGACCGGATACG includes:
- a CDS encoding V-type ATP synthase subunit E produces the protein MSGLDRWDDGTGDRAEAWGRASDNRQVFQSRGNQYVTQVNLAAQAQGEAAHQAREHADVVVQVLARAVGDLTARCEDLEKKAKRAKAEGRAEAHAEFAERLRDAELRVMKAQRMMREAEQERANAESLLAHAQRELSRQQRKAERERAERVGSQYEQAAREAQETAQFDQIFEQAEVQLGAVRDELRLLSEQIQTREEGGPQTVLAGEVLHGEGDEWPDAGMPSDGTVSQGNDAEQRFEIGGFATAPAPAQSPRQHTRWGTALGVATFAAAALPLPIVGSAIRSMYSAKSPPAIIWGTLFDIVAVPTALVVTVFLSSLVAAVFQWSDGASDAGCAVHVVAGIGLFITGIVLDPGTWPWLTQAGRIVAEYLGPL
- a CDS encoding AAA family ATPase, with the translated sequence MPGHLLELHVENFRSLREVTVPLGPLTVLVGPNATGKSNLLEVFDFLADVIRTDLQPALDSRDGFGEIAFWGGPKPPATLKIGLKATWTTHANWSSPDEYELTIRRRVLKSGAESLSRSETFRFKRTQGRGRRITISGDSAEVVDTKAGGKEDDSGSFGIQRLSSGLSTLPRLASSDGGEEVSRFAQQLSSFRVFDVDVAAARQPYRTRRRSRFVDLSPQAENLAEFLMYLRSEDADLWESLVADARTVLPQLEDIEFATLGGASDQVTVLLRESGLRRPTPLAFASYGTVRLLGLLALLYDPHPPALTCIEEIDHGLHPQALALIVERLREASHRSQLLVATHSPALVDRLLPEEIVICERDAEGASIIPALTVEEVEAIVEESGDQPLGDLWFSGVLGGDLTGREL
- a CDS encoding DEAD/DEAH box helicase translates to MSEREWLQQVDVRPGEPWPALPWESGHPLRRERIDTRKEVWRHTVYGGVFPLSAIRKALEDHFGADGEDHAGVRQQKGDTAVFAITVDSDGVLLEGGTAFSTCAWATGRVRDPGPNTPGWLDGFEETESQCGQAISMLTQHHIPYTRTPSEPGGAVPLLPDPPAAAPGAPGTRSGDWRSLIREILSSAAVGALGALIGDMGAGAIAGALRPVARRVGGARAGRQPDGIAASTPPGPPAGVAPEPTHSSEPTAEPEDDAQEPGRPLELPDLVAFAAHVADLCGVGDLLSPASIRIHSQRVRRKKDGSLPDPDPAFLNSLLPEDLERVASAESHGKALTAYLTDPAAVRARDRIDVRDHPEVVLEGVAPEATPLGRWPAPTEHPLALSQQFAVNRIIAELSGGAGLFSVNGPPGTGKTTMLRDLIASIVVERAVHLAALTRAADGFSGRVEWKADGYTRSVARLRPALTGHEIVVASSNNGAVQNITTELPALDALGEEWLGEASYFLDQAVSLLDGAPAWGAVAAPLGKSEKRKEFMSRWWWGEKPKQDSRGRARNPRGDSGNGQTPSGTSNGMQSLLQRLERGESLCDPPAGVRFPTRGNGPLPVPEGTAAVDGWAAAKAAFLDALRQAEALRADRAGVAHAMRDLGRLDASLDSAELSERLAREDEEGARQAAADARTDLRHASVAYEEARDRAERHRRGRPGGLLGALGAGRAFAEWQDRDRWCQSEVERTFLAYGAAGSLARATDRVLAEVTEVRRHARLQLGLAQAAADGARRALEQARAQWGEHFPEGWEHLGDTQRELSSPWSDEEFCAARTRVFLAALNLHRAFVAANARTVRLNLLLLKEVLAGMAPPDVALVVWQSLFLVMPVVSTTFASCGRLFGPLEQESLGWVLIDEAGQAAPQAAVGALWRARRAVLVGDPLQLEPVVSLPVSVQERLRQAYGVDEEWLPSRTSAQRVADRTNRWGTTVESRQPDGEIDPVWVGAPLRVHRRCERTIFELSNDIAYEGLMVYGTREKPFPGPDFCPECVAEARSGCLTCAYPLSCWVDVIPGETVGKWVPEEGAALERMVTKLHHVWGVELDRIRVLSPFREVVAGCARTVRGMHLGDSASASAFLKDHIGTVHTMQGNESDVVILVLGTHPREGAHARAWAAEKPNLLNVAVSRAKRRLFVIGHRESWSKEPYFDTLADPTRLPLRAWAGGQGAGR